In the genome of Saprospira sp. CCB-QB6, one region contains:
- the dapB gene encoding 4-hydroxy-tetrahydrodipicolinate reductase, translating to MKILLIGYGKMGQTLDKMAQAAGHKVVGKINQASDWDNFEQEADVAIEFTQPDAALNNYLACFERGIPVVSGTTAWLADWDQMAAACEEKKGAFFYASNFSIGVNLFFALNERLAELMAGQPQYRLEMEEIHHLEKKDAPSGTAISLAQGVLAHNQRFEDWYLAEFPNLEGSQKENHFPIFALREAGVPGTHSLKYASSEDEIIITHRAKGRIGFAAGALKAAEWLAGKKGVFGMKDLLKEQ from the coding sequence ATGAAAATTCTACTCATCGGATATGGAAAAATGGGGCAAACCCTAGATAAAATGGCGCAGGCTGCTGGACATAAAGTGGTCGGAAAAATTAACCAAGCTAGCGATTGGGATAATTTTGAGCAGGAAGCAGATGTGGCCATTGAATTTACTCAACCCGATGCCGCCTTGAACAATTATTTGGCTTGCTTTGAGCGGGGAATTCCCGTTGTGTCGGGCACTACCGCCTGGTTAGCCGATTGGGACCAAATGGCTGCTGCCTGCGAAGAAAAAAAGGGGGCCTTCTTTTATGCCTCTAACTTTAGCATTGGCGTCAATTTATTTTTTGCCCTCAATGAGCGTTTGGCCGAATTGATGGCGGGGCAGCCGCAATACCGATTGGAAATGGAGGAAATTCATCATTTGGAGAAAAAAGATGCTCCTTCAGGGACCGCTATTTCTTTGGCTCAGGGCGTTTTGGCCCATAACCAACGCTTTGAAGATTGGTATTTGGCCGAATTTCCCAATTTGGAAGGCAGCCAAAAAGAAAATCATTTTCCCATTTTTGCGCTAAGAGAAGCGGGAGTTCCAGGCACGCACAGCCTGAAATATGCATCTTCGGAAGATGAAATTATTATTACACATCGTGCAAAAGGCCGCATTGGTTTTGCGGCGGGCGCCCTCAAAGCAGCCGAATGGTTGGCGGGAAAAAAGGGTGTATTTGGAATGAAAGACCTTTTAAAAGAGCAATAA
- a CDS encoding lysophospholipid acyltransferase family protein, whose product MLRLLRNIFCFWLLLMFLFTGALVFPFFWLSFKLLKGQREAWTTLYITKFWGFLLGLLAGHWIRIRGKEKIDPNERYVMVSNHLSMMDIPVCAAAAPMPFSYLAKWGVRKIPVVGFVSHYRDVFVDRRSPESRKASMLKLQKYLEEQRSIHLFIEGTRNVSDEPLQDFHNGAFNLAVDSQQPIAVLTIINTDKILSSKHKFQAGPGLCWGIWSDPIPTQGKTRADIPSLKEEVRQKMLATLKEFGRA is encoded by the coding sequence ATGCTTCGCCTCCTCCGCAATATCTTTTGTTTTTGGCTGCTGCTGATGTTTTTATTCACTGGCGCTTTGGTCTTCCCTTTCTTTTGGCTCAGTTTCAAGTTGCTCAAAGGGCAGCGCGAGGCTTGGACCACTCTTTATATTACCAAGTTTTGGGGCTTTTTGTTGGGCCTTTTGGCGGGACATTGGATTCGGATTCGAGGTAAGGAAAAAATTGACCCCAACGAACGCTATGTGATGGTAAGCAATCACTTATCTATGATGGATATTCCCGTTTGTGCGGCCGCCGCTCCCATGCCCTTTTCTTATTTGGCCAAATGGGGCGTGCGAAAAATTCCCGTGGTGGGTTTTGTCTCGCACTACCGAGACGTTTTTGTCGATCGCCGCAGCCCCGAAAGCCGCAAAGCGAGTATGCTCAAATTGCAAAAGTATTTGGAGGAGCAGCGTTCAATCCACTTATTTATAGAAGGTACCCGAAATGTTTCTGATGAACCGCTGCAAGATTTTCACAATGGCGCTTTCAATTTAGCGGTAGACAGCCAACAACCCATTGCAGTGCTGACCATCATCAATACCGATAAAATTCTAAGCTCTAAACATAAATTTCAGGCAGGACCTGGCCTTTGCTGGGGCATTTGGTCCGATCCCATTCCAACTCAAGGAAAAACCCGAGCCGATATTCCCTCTCTAAAAGAAGAGGTACGCCAAAAAATGTTGGCCACACTAAAAGAATTTGGTCGGGCCTAA
- a CDS encoding GbsR/MarR family transcriptional regulator produces MQLQEAKEKFIEAWGGFGSNWGINRSMAQVHALLLVAEDPLSADDVMAELQISRGSSNMNLRALIDWGLVYKRLKAGERREYFVAEKDMWKVVRQIIIHRKKKELEPALKVLEDVQDIEGDSKEKQDFVAVIQSIELFSKKADGLLERLVDADSDWLMSVLLKMI; encoded by the coding sequence ATGCAACTGCAAGAAGCAAAAGAAAAATTTATTGAAGCCTGGGGCGGATTTGGCTCCAATTGGGGAATCAACAGAAGTATGGCCCAAGTACATGCCCTTTTGTTGGTGGCTGAAGATCCCCTTTCTGCCGATGATGTGATGGCCGAGCTCCAAATTTCTAGAGGTAGCTCAAACATGAATCTCCGCGCCCTAATTGATTGGGGGTTGGTCTATAAACGCCTCAAGGCAGGCGAAAGAAGAGAATATTTTGTGGCCGAAAAAGATATGTGGAAAGTGGTGCGGCAAATTATTATTCACCGCAAGAAAAAAGAGCTAGAACCTGCTCTCAAAGTGCTAGAAGATGTGCAAGATATTGAGGGCGACAGCAAAGAAAAACAGGACTTCGTAGCTGTCATTCAATCTATTGAGCTTTTTTCTAAAAAAGCTGATGGTTTGCTCGAAAGATTGGTGGATGCCGATAGCGACTGGCTGATGAGCGTTTTGCTCAAGATGATTTAG
- a CDS encoding NAD-dependent epimerase/dehydratase family protein, with the protein MDNKKLLFITGATGFLGAYLVREALKAGYRIRASKRPNSPLDLLGDMAQKIEWREGDLLDLSFVESCLEGVDSLIHAAALVSFQPKEAEKMIRFNADSTNYLVNAALSANISESLFVSSIAALGRDEKKLRIDEQSQWENSKYNSNYAISKFKAECEVWRGIQEGLPACIVNPAVIMGAGYWAKGTAQMFQQVANGLSFYPAGATGFVDVRDVAEFSLALLQNPQAQGQRFILNGTNCSYQTLFTEMATALGKKPPKRKLPAWGVELLWRIEKLRSWIRGLPPLITEEIARNMNSKYEYDNQKVIDFLGKDFRPLSVCMQDSAKLYKLAESGEQAFGLLAP; encoded by the coding sequence ATGGACAATAAAAAACTACTCTTTATTACTGGGGCCACAGGCTTTTTAGGAGCCTATTTGGTCCGAGAAGCTTTAAAGGCCGGCTACCGCATTCGAGCCAGCAAACGCCCCAATAGCCCGCTCGATCTTTTAGGCGATATGGCCCAAAAAATTGAATGGCGAGAAGGCGATTTATTGGACCTCTCTTTTGTAGAGTCTTGCCTAGAAGGCGTAGACAGTTTGATTCATGCCGCTGCTTTAGTCTCTTTTCAACCCAAAGAGGCCGAAAAAATGATTCGCTTCAATGCCGATAGCACAAACTATTTGGTCAATGCAGCCCTAAGCGCCAATATTTCTGAATCTCTTTTTGTAAGTAGCATTGCCGCTTTGGGCCGAGACGAAAAAAAATTGCGCATTGATGAACAATCGCAATGGGAAAACAGTAAATACAACTCTAATTACGCCATTAGTAAATTTAAGGCAGAATGCGAAGTCTGGCGAGGCATTCAAGAAGGTTTGCCCGCCTGCATTGTCAATCCCGCTGTCATTATGGGTGCTGGTTATTGGGCCAAAGGCACTGCCCAAATGTTTCAGCAAGTGGCCAATGGACTTTCTTTTTACCCTGCTGGCGCTACGGGTTTTGTCGATGTACGCGATGTGGCCGAGTTTTCCTTGGCCCTTTTGCAAAATCCTCAGGCGCAAGGACAACGCTTTATCTTAAACGGGACAAATTGCAGCTATCAAACACTGTTCACCGAAATGGCGACCGCCTTGGGCAAAAAACCACCCAAAAGAAAACTTCCCGCTTGGGGAGTAGAATTACTCTGGCGAATTGAAAAACTGCGGAGTTGGATTAGAGGACTTCCACCATTAATTACGGAAGAAATTGCTCGAAATATGAATAGCAAATACGAATACGACAACCAAAAAGTAATTGATTTTTTGGGCAAAGATTTTCGTCCCTTGTCCGTTTGTATGCAAGATAGCGCCAAATTGTATAAATTGGCCGAGAGCGGAGAACAAGCTTTTGGTTTGCTGGCCCCCTAA
- a CDS encoding YicC/YloC family endoribonuclease, whose protein sequence is MLYSMTGYGRGQKQGNKGHYLVEIRAVNSKGCDLRLRLPLQFQAKEMELRRLLQQRLGRGKIDFSLQLSQAEKSDYRIDEGAFLAYAKQLKALGAELEVPAGDLLYTVSRLPAVVVQNDDSLSEESWAELLAAVDLAIAQFDSFRAEEGLAMQKDLLGRVEEIEALLQELPRHEEERLQNVRERLQNNLESISLKKELDENRFEQELLYYLDKLDISEEKVRLAQHCQYFKEVLLAKQPAQKGKKLNFINQEMGREINTLGSKANHAPIQRLVIQMKEEADKIKEQLANVL, encoded by the coding sequence ATGCTATACTCAATGACTGGCTACGGACGTGGCCAAAAACAAGGAAACAAAGGCCATTATTTAGTGGAAATTCGGGCAGTAAATAGCAAAGGTTGTGATTTGCGTTTGCGTTTGCCTTTGCAGTTTCAGGCCAAAGAAATGGAGTTGCGCCGTTTGTTGCAGCAGCGTTTGGGCCGAGGAAAAATTGATTTTAGTTTGCAATTGAGTCAGGCCGAAAAAAGTGATTACCGCATTGATGAGGGCGCTTTTTTGGCTTATGCGAAGCAATTGAAAGCTTTGGGGGCAGAATTGGAAGTGCCGGCAGGTGATTTATTATATACGGTAAGTCGTTTGCCCGCTGTGGTGGTGCAAAATGACGATAGTTTATCGGAAGAAAGTTGGGCAGAATTATTGGCTGCGGTAGATTTGGCCATTGCTCAATTTGATAGTTTTCGGGCCGAGGAAGGTTTGGCCATGCAAAAAGATTTGTTGGGTCGAGTAGAAGAAATTGAGGCGCTTTTGCAAGAATTGCCTAGGCATGAAGAAGAGCGTTTGCAAAATGTGCGAGAGCGTTTGCAAAACAATTTGGAAAGCATTTCTTTGAAAAAAGAATTGGATGAGAACCGCTTTGAGCAAGAGTTGTTGTATTATTTAGATAAGCTCGACATTTCGGAAGAAAAAGTGCGTTTGGCTCAGCATTGCCAGTACTTTAAAGAGGTACTTTTGGCCAAGCAGCCTGCGCAAAAGGGGAAAAAACTCAACTTTATCAACCAAGAGATGGGCCGAGAAATCAATACTTTGGGTTCAAAAGCCAATCATGCGCCGATTCAGCGACTCGTCATTCAAATGAAAGAGGAAGCCGACAAAATCAAGGAGCAACTGGCTAATGTGCTCTAA
- the gmk gene encoding guanylate kinase → MQQEAKLIIFTAPSGAGKTTIVKHLLKTRKDLAFSISACTRSQRYGEVNGMDYYFLSLQDFKRRIEADEFVEWEEVYDNQFYGTLKEEVERLLALGKSVLFDIDVKGAVNIQKHYPERSLSIFVKPPSADTLFARLRGRKTEDEESLRKRIARASDELTYECKFDYTLVNDNLEVALAEAEKVVEAFISEGNSGLEKLKHGNGHHA, encoded by the coding sequence ATGCAGCAAGAAGCCAAACTGATCATTTTTACGGCCCCTTCTGGAGCGGGGAAAACCACTATTGTCAAACATTTGCTCAAAACGCGCAAAGATTTGGCCTTTTCGATTTCGGCCTGTACACGTAGCCAACGCTATGGAGAGGTAAACGGAATGGATTACTACTTTTTGTCTTTACAAGACTTTAAGCGTCGGATTGAGGCCGATGAGTTTGTAGAATGGGAAGAAGTTTATGACAATCAGTTTTATGGTACTCTCAAAGAGGAAGTAGAGCGTTTGTTGGCTTTGGGCAAAAGTGTGCTTTTTGATATTGATGTGAAAGGCGCAGTGAATATTCAGAAACATTATCCAGAGCGCTCGCTCTCTATTTTTGTCAAGCCGCCTTCTGCAGATACGCTTTTTGCGCGTTTGCGCGGAAGAAAAACGGAAGATGAAGAAAGTTTGCGCAAGCGCATTGCTCGGGCTAGCGATGAATTGACTTATGAGTGTAAATTTGACTACACTTTGGTCAATGATAATTTGGAAGTGGCCTTGGCGGAAGCCGAAAAAGTGGTAGAAGCTTTTATTTCGGAAGGAAATTCAGGTTTAGAAAAATTAAAGCATGGAAACGGCCATCACGCATAA
- the apaG gene encoding Co2+/Mg2+ efflux protein ApaG, with amino-acid sequence METAITHNIKVSVEAVYQPDYSRPLRSEFVFAYQIRIDNLGQRPLQLLSRYWLIWDSNGSQREVEGEGVVGQQPVLEAGDFHEYVSACPLHSDIGYMQGYYLMRYLDGAEEEVKVIVPRFRMQTPFKNN; translated from the coding sequence ATGGAAACGGCCATCACGCATAATATAAAGGTATCTGTAGAAGCGGTTTATCAGCCCGATTATTCTCGGCCCTTGCGTTCAGAATTTGTTTTTGCTTATCAAATTCGCATTGACAATTTAGGGCAGCGGCCTTTGCAATTGCTAAGTCGATATTGGCTGATCTGGGATTCTAATGGCAGCCAAAGAGAGGTAGAAGGCGAAGGCGTAGTGGGGCAACAACCTGTTTTGGAAGCTGGCGATTTTCATGAATATGTTTCCGCCTGTCCTTTGCATAGCGATATTGGTTATATGCAAGGCTATTATTTGATGCGTTATTTGGATGGGGCAGAAGAGGAAGTGAAGGTAATTGTGCCTCGCTTTCGGATGCAGACACCATTTAAAAATAATTAG
- a CDS encoding EF-hand domain-containing protein: MKNLLMFIGFGLIALNCNAQDQKRERPAKGDMFEQMDANQDGQISEAEAKGPLKENFATIDSNNDGFISQEELKNAPKPERKKGGKGQKGEAGKGNMFEKMDADQDGQISEAEAKGPLKENFATIDSNNDGFISEEEMKNAPKPERGQGRQRKAN, translated from the coding sequence ATGAAAAATCTACTGATGTTTATAGGATTCGGATTGATTGCGTTGAACTGTAATGCACAAGACCAAAAAAGAGAGCGCCCAGCAAAAGGCGATATGTTTGAGCAGATGGATGCCAATCAAGATGGCCAGATTTCGGAAGCGGAAGCCAAAGGTCCACTAAAAGAAAATTTTGCTACAATCGATAGCAACAATGATGGCTTTATTAGCCAAGAAGAGCTGAAGAATGCACCAAAACCAGAACGCAAAAAAGGTGGAAAAGGACAAAAAGGAGAAGCTGGCAAAGGCAATATGTTTGAGAAAATGGATGCCGATCAAGATGGCCAAATTTCAGAAGCAGAAGCCAAAGGTCCACTAAAAGAAAACTTTGCTACAATTGATAGCAATAATGATGGTTTTATCAGCGAAGAAGAAATGAAAAATGCGCCTAAACCTGAAAGAGGGCAAGGTCGCCAACGTAAAGCAAACTAA
- a CDS encoding TonB-dependent receptor, translating to MKPLFFILAVLGCPLALLAQNFSGKLIDQEGSPIAEATILHRGSKAHTHSDQQGEYQLEKVSIGDTLEFRHLLYRPSLLLVQQTDSLVLTRLFDISMQMEEVLIHNKINSLQLIADLDLALQPVNSSQELLQKVPGLFIGQHAGGGKAEQIFLRGFDIDHGTDLSITVDDMPVNMVSHAHGQGYSDLHFLIPETVEQIQFEKGSYTSQKGNFATAGFVNFKTKSHLDQNLIKLELGQYNSGRVLGLFNLLEDEKQSAYIATEYQATDGVFESPQHFNRLNLFGKYTLNSSPNNQFSLSAAHFQSSWDASGQIPLRAVNQGLISRFGAIDDTEGGQTSRTNIRLVHKKIIDANSLIKSSLYWSKYDFELYSNFTFFLEDSINGDQIKQQEDRNLFGLNTEYQRFFHFHQVEGQFVAGLQLRADQVKNNELSHTLNRRTTLEQIQLGDIEEKNAAIYLGANLNVGKWLLQPSLRLDYFDFAYINHLSTQYDHQSTKKNILSSKLNIAYQSSNRLQFYLKGGKGFHSNDSRLVLAQDVKEILPATYGFDLGTSWKITPKMFINLAYWYLYMEQEFVYVGDAGIVEASGRSQRQGIDLSYRYQPISSLFFNLDANYTYARATEEEKGQDFIPLAPDFTLRAGLSYKHPKGFYGSFNLRHINDRPANEDKSILAEGYTLVDANIGWSYPKFDFALQVQNLFNTEWKETQFATTSRLAQENSPVEEIHFIPGSPFFLKFVMQYKF from the coding sequence ATGAAACCCCTTTTTTTTATACTTGCTGTCTTAGGATGTCCACTAGCTTTGTTGGCGCAAAATTTCTCTGGAAAACTAATCGACCAAGAGGGAAGTCCCATCGCAGAAGCCACTATTCTCCACCGAGGGAGTAAAGCGCATACCCATAGCGATCAGCAAGGAGAATATCAGTTAGAAAAAGTGAGTATTGGCGATACGCTAGAGTTTCGACATTTATTATATCGCCCCAGTTTGCTTTTGGTCCAACAAACAGATAGTTTAGTATTGACTCGTTTGTTCGATATTTCTATGCAAATGGAAGAAGTCTTGATCCATAACAAAATCAATAGCTTACAATTAATTGCCGATCTCGATTTAGCGTTGCAGCCCGTTAACTCCTCTCAAGAATTGCTGCAAAAAGTTCCCGGCCTTTTTATTGGCCAACACGCAGGCGGAGGAAAAGCAGAACAAATATTTTTGCGTGGTTTTGATATTGATCACGGAACGGATTTGAGTATTACTGTCGATGATATGCCCGTCAATATGGTTTCTCATGCGCATGGTCAAGGCTATTCGGATTTACATTTTTTGATTCCCGAAACGGTAGAACAAATACAGTTTGAGAAGGGCAGTTATACGAGCCAAAAAGGAAATTTTGCTACCGCAGGCTTTGTCAATTTTAAAACAAAAAGCCATTTGGACCAAAATCTCATCAAATTAGAATTGGGACAATATAATAGCGGTCGAGTTTTGGGCCTCTTCAATTTATTAGAAGATGAAAAACAATCCGCTTATATCGCTACGGAATATCAAGCAACTGATGGCGTTTTTGAAAGTCCTCAACATTTTAATCGACTCAATCTCTTTGGAAAATATACTTTAAATAGCTCGCCCAATAATCAATTTAGTCTTAGCGCCGCTCATTTTCAAAGTAGTTGGGACGCCTCTGGCCAAATTCCCCTGCGAGCCGTAAATCAAGGACTAATTAGCCGCTTTGGAGCAATTGACGATACCGAAGGCGGCCAAACAAGCCGTACCAATATTCGCTTGGTCCACAAAAAAATTATTGATGCCAACTCCTTAATTAAAAGTAGCTTATATTGGAGCAAGTACGATTTTGAACTCTATTCTAATTTTACCTTCTTTTTAGAAGATAGTATCAATGGCGATCAAATTAAACAGCAGGAAGATCGCAACCTCTTTGGTTTGAATACAGAATATCAACGCTTTTTCCATTTTCATCAGGTAGAAGGACAATTTGTTGCTGGACTGCAATTGCGAGCCGATCAAGTGAAAAATAATGAGTTGTCGCATACACTTAACCGAAGAACAACGCTCGAACAAATTCAACTTGGCGATATAGAAGAAAAAAATGCCGCTATTTATTTAGGTGCAAATTTAAATGTCGGCAAATGGTTGCTACAACCCAGTTTGCGACTCGATTATTTTGATTTTGCTTACATCAATCATTTGAGCACGCAATACGATCATCAATCTACCAAAAAAAATATTTTGAGTTCAAAACTCAATATTGCCTACCAATCTTCCAATCGCCTACAATTTTATCTCAAAGGAGGAAAAGGATTTCATAGCAACGACAGCCGTTTAGTCTTGGCGCAGGATGTTAAAGAAATTTTGCCCGCTACTTATGGCTTCGATTTGGGAACTAGTTGGAAAATTACACCCAAAATGTTCATCAATCTTGCTTATTGGTATTTATATATGGAGCAAGAGTTTGTTTATGTTGGCGATGCCGGCATTGTAGAAGCCAGTGGCCGCAGCCAACGGCAGGGAATTGACTTGAGTTATCGCTATCAACCCATTTCTTCACTCTTTTTTAATTTGGATGCAAATTATACCTATGCCCGAGCAACAGAAGAAGAAAAAGGCCAAGATTTTATTCCCCTAGCGCCAGATTTTACTTTGCGTGCAGGCTTGAGCTACAAACATCCCAAAGGTTTCTACGGCAGTTTTAATCTGCGTCATATCAATGACCGCCCTGCCAATGAAGATAAATCTATTCTTGCCGAAGGCTACACCCTTGTCGACGCAAACATAGGGTGGAGCTACCCAAAATTTGATTTCGCTTTGCAAGTTCAAAATTTATTCAATACCGAATGGAAAGAAACGCAATTTGCTACTACATCGCGTTTGGCCCAAGAAAATAGTCCAGTAGAAGAAATCCATTTTATTCCAGGTAGTCCTTTTTTCCTAAAATTTGTGATGCAATATAAATTTTAG
- a CDS encoding polysaccharide biosynthesis C-terminal domain-containing protein: MKKTFLLNLALLVGINLLIKPFYIFGIDLQVQNRLDDGEYGLYFSLFNFAFIFQLLADLGLLQFNSRFISQQENLRSAYLPSLLSLKAILGLSYFALAFGSAFLMGYTEEAWQILPYILLNQFLLSGILFLRSNLSAMAFYRLDSLLSALDKLLLIILLYTLLALEPFGPFNILQFVQAQSLGYALTFLVCAFFLAKKIEGPLRWKISPKRIYILLKQALPYAFVVLLMTLYSRMDAVMIERLLPIEKGKLEADQYAFAYRLLDAFNMIAYLFAGLLLPMFSRLLRPLELKDLGQLMATAFRWMSFLSLSLSIALFFYADELAPALYESSNSQTPFLLQILLFSANAAGIIYIFGTFLTAAARLKEMNIFFAFGVLLNFGLNFFWIPAYGALGAAVATLITQFFIAVTEIFLTFRYFPNLRNYFSLALFLRFILGSLLSFGIFYSSQFLPFIFWFKILLAGAASLLSAFLIGQLSFRELLELRK; the protein is encoded by the coding sequence ATGAAAAAAACATTTCTATTAAATTTGGCTTTATTGGTGGGCATCAACCTGCTGATAAAGCCATTTTATATTTTTGGAATTGACCTTCAGGTTCAAAACCGCTTGGATGATGGCGAGTACGGACTTTATTTTAGTCTGTTCAATTTTGCTTTTATTTTCCAACTTTTGGCTGATTTGGGACTTTTGCAATTCAACAGCCGTTTTATTTCGCAGCAAGAGAATTTGCGCTCAGCTTATTTGCCTTCTTTGTTGAGTCTCAAAGCCATTTTAGGGCTAAGTTATTTTGCGTTAGCTTTTGGCAGCGCCTTTTTGATGGGCTATACCGAAGAGGCTTGGCAAATTTTGCCCTATATTTTACTCAATCAATTTTTATTGAGTGGAATTTTATTTTTGCGCTCCAATTTATCCGCCATGGCTTTTTATCGACTCGATAGTTTGCTTTCGGCTCTCGATAAATTATTGCTCATTATTTTACTGTACACTTTACTGGCCCTCGAGCCTTTTGGCCCATTCAATATTTTGCAGTTTGTGCAAGCGCAATCATTAGGTTATGCCCTTACTTTTTTGGTCTGTGCTTTTTTCTTGGCCAAAAAAATTGAAGGCCCTTTGCGCTGGAAAATTTCGCCCAAGCGAATTTATATTTTGCTCAAACAAGCCCTGCCCTACGCCTTTGTCGTTTTACTAATGACTTTATACAGCCGTATGGATGCCGTTATGATTGAGCGTTTGCTGCCCATAGAAAAAGGGAAATTGGAAGCCGATCAATATGCTTTTGCCTATCGTTTGCTCGATGCCTTTAATATGATCGCTTATTTATTTGCGGGCTTATTATTGCCTATGTTTTCTCGCTTGTTGCGGCCACTAGAACTCAAAGATTTGGGCCAATTGATGGCAACTGCTTTTCGCTGGATGAGTTTTTTATCTCTTTCGCTTAGCATCGCCCTATTTTTCTATGCCGATGAACTCGCCCCCGCACTTTATGAAAGCAGTAATAGCCAAACGCCTTTTTTACTGCAAATTTTATTGTTTTCGGCCAATGCCGCTGGAATAATTTACATTTTTGGCACCTTCCTTACTGCCGCCGCCCGCCTAAAAGAAATGAATATTTTTTTCGCCTTTGGCGTTTTACTCAATTTTGGCCTCAACTTTTTTTGGATTCCCGCTTATGGAGCCTTGGGCGCAGCTGTAGCCACCTTAATCACTCAGTTTTTTATCGCAGTAACCGAAATCTTTTTAACTTTTCGCTACTTTCCCAATTTGCGCAATTATTTTTCACTGGCTTTATTCCTACGTTTTATTTTAGGCAGCCTATTGAGCTTCGGTATTTTTTATAGCAGCCAATTTTTGCCTTTTATTTTTTGGTTCAAAATTTTATTGGCCGGCGCTGCCTCTCTTTTAAGCGCCTTTCTTATCGGCCAACTCTCTTTTCGAGAACTACTCGAATTGCGAAAATAA
- a CDS encoding YbaB/EbfC family nucleoid-associated protein: MFGNIQEQQEKMRQRLTQIEVSAQAGGGAIQIRANAARQILDIKIDPELSLDDHEELEDLLLTAMNRVLAAAAEKEAAETESMLKDILPPGMGDLGGMFGF; the protein is encoded by the coding sequence ATGTTTGGAAATATTCAAGAACAACAAGAGAAAATGCGCCAGCGCCTCACGCAAATTGAAGTGAGTGCTCAAGCTGGGGGCGGAGCGATTCAAATTCGTGCCAATGCTGCTCGTCAAATTTTGGACATCAAAATTGATCCAGAGCTTTCTTTAGACGATCATGAAGAACTAGAAGATTTGTTGCTTACTGCCATGAACCGCGTTTTGGCTGCAGCAGCAGAAAAAGAAGCGGCCGAAACAGAAAGCATGCTCAAAGACATCTTGCCTCCAGGCATGGGCGATTTGGGTGGAATGTTCGGCTTCTAA